TACACGACGTTTGAAACGATGAAGCTTTCCTGATACACTTCCGTCATATAGGCTGTCACCGATCTTCACAATAACCCCGCCTAAAATAGATGAATCCACATGATTTGTAATGCGGATTTTTTTGTTGAGCTTCTTGCTGAAGTGGTCCACTAAGCCTTGTTTCTCATCGTCTGTTAGTGGTTTGGTAGAGGTTACATAGGCATCTGCTAGCCCACGCTCTCTATTGGCAAAGTATACATAATATTCAAAAACGGATTCGATTTCATCCTCCCGATTTCTTTCAATCAATAATGTGATGAACTGTAGCATCGTGGCGGAAATCTGATCCTTAAAAATTGTTGTCAGCTGCTCGATTTTGGTCTCTCTAGCAATTTGAGGAGAATGTAGGAACTTCAAGAAGAGTGGGTTTTCAGCGAAAACCTGCTCTATTTTTTGTAGTTCTTCCTCAATAGTGTCTAGTTGATTCTTGTCACGAGCTAATTCATACAGTGCTTTTGCATAACGTCTACCTACGGCGCTCATTGTTTATTCCCTACCTCTTTAAGATAGTTTTCAATTAGCTTCTCTTGTTGTTGAGCATCTAGTTCCTTCTCAATAACCTTCGTTGCTAACATCACGGAAAGGGAGCCAACCTGAGCACGAAGAGCT
This genomic stretch from Bacillus horti harbors:
- a CDS encoding F0F1 ATP synthase subunit delta, giving the protein MSAVGRRYAKALYELARDKNQLDTIEEELQKIEQVFAENPLFLKFLHSPQIARETKIEQLTTIFKDQISATMLQFITLLIERNREDEIESVFEYYVYFANRERGLADAYVTSTKPLTDDEKQGLVDHFSKKLNKKIRITNHVDSSILGGVIVKIGDSLYDGSVSGKLHRFKRRVVTSKS